Proteins from one Cydia fagiglandana chromosome 13, ilCydFagi1.1, whole genome shotgun sequence genomic window:
- the LOC134669819 gene encoding uncharacterized protein LOC134669819, with protein MFMLLVFVSALTAARADCDACIQGICHSKKTLIEGFNINNQLAIDRTNNILYVEIKDHQTIAFFLDEAKMRSVDANYPGGLTVDQETQDFYTSQTQYYSYIYAYGYEQGAYKKKLVLYLDGYKSPARLRYEDTLYTINQDGSCAYYDKTSKSFHGYSNLENFKVTDLVNVRNATEWFFTSANKLYRFNWDINDKKSWTLISEERHVLSIGKYGDVYFGDVSARVIYKLDRKTKEMVKYGDYMNASLEDFVFDKDENIVFLDHDGNVVSWVSTGKACTKPHLNSDLSPGKSFLVELVRGGDDAYNFTYIPKTTLDSKELYEVIEV; from the coding sequence ATGTTTATGCTACTGGTATTCGTGAGCGCGCTTACTGCGGCGCGCGCTGACTGCGATGCGTGCATCCAAGGCATCTGCCACTCCAAGAAAACCCTGATCGAGGGGTTCAACATTAATAATCAACTCGCTATCGACCGCACCAACAACATACTCTATGTCGAAATTAAAGATCACCAAACCATAGCATTTTTCCTCGATGAAGCTAAAATGCGAAGCGTTGATGCAAACTATCCAGGTGGCTTAACAGTAGACCAAGAGACCCAAGACTTCTACACAAGTCAGACAcaatattatagttatatatatGCGTATGGATACGAACAAGGcgcttacaaaaaaaaattagttttaTATCTTGATGGATATAAATCACCTGCCAGACTTCGGTATGAAGACACTCTGTACACGATCAACCAGGATGGTAGTTGTGCTTACTACGACAAGACTTCAAAGTCCTTCCATGGTTACAGTAACTTAGAAAACTTCAAAGTCACCGATTTGGTCAATGTAAGAAATGCAACTGAATGGTTCTTTACTTCTGCTAACAAACTTTACAGGTTTAACTGGGACATCAACGACAAGAAGTCATGGACTCTTATCTCTGAAGAAAGACACGTTCTGTCAATTGGTAAATACGGTGATGTGTATTTTGGAGATGTTTCCGCAAGAgttatatataaattagatagAAAAACGAAGGAAATGGTAAAATATGGTGATTATATGAATGCTTCGTTAGAGGATTTTGTGTTTGATAAAGATGAGAACATTGTGTTTCTTGACCATGATGGAAACGTGGTGAGTTGGGTGTCAACCGGAAAGGCGTGCACAAAACCGCACCTTAACAGTGATTTGTCACCTGGCAAGAGCTTTCTTGTTGAACTTGTCCGAGGCGGGGATGATGCGTACAATTTTACCTATATACCAAAGACGACATTAGATTCAAAGGAGTTGTACGAGGTGATTGAGGTCTAG